In Archocentrus centrarchus isolate MPI-CPG fArcCen1 chromosome 22, fArcCen1, whole genome shotgun sequence, one DNA window encodes the following:
- the dglucy gene encoding D-glutamate cyclase, mitochondrial isoform X3 — MVCFYLGCSFGFEGKLKDAGVPVRNVEQGRNVSMYRTAVRCVPAGVFSCPLVVTMRPVPAALLDAAVRVTYLSPLAHGAPVHIGDPALLGIQDLSRPDYGEAVELQPGDVTVFWACGVTAIEAILSSKPPLAFSHSPGCMFLTDVPDSPCSTITQPSDTKPSPELSPLCFQVSQNPLLYSLVSQATAVKIRQLETIIGDDPGERGIRALFVQDELLRSCLALSHSSSVAITTGFPTHYMHSPPDETDGPPGAIAMATMLLSLGKRVTMVTDRRALEMNRAIIDEAVRTGVLSAAVPLVTFEDSGPDAALHFLCHHGDPNKPRFDHLVAIERSGRAADGNYYNMRGVNIKHLVDPVDDLFIAAKHIPGISTTGIGDGGNELGMGKVKEKVQSLMPKGSLIACDVPADFAITAGVSNWGGYAVACGLYLLHTCPSHRRYLKRGLGLEPVTPTEQLQAWTANLPSVEKEESFLSTLVKFGIRSGKTGHLAMEVDGLTFHPTHSDIITRLLEVTGSCSTPPPDC, encoded by the exons aCTGCAGTTCGCTGTGTTCCTGCAGGAGTGTTCAGCTGCCCTCTAGTGGTCACGATGCGTCCTGTCCCAGCTGCTCTGCTTGATGCAGCAGTCAGGGTCACTTATCTCAGTCCACTGGCACATGGAGCTCCTGTACACATAGGAGAcccag CTCTCCTCGGCATACAGGACCTATCCAGGCCAGATTACGGGGAGGCggtggagctgcagcctggTGATGTCACAGTCTTCTGGGCATGTGGCGTGACCGCTATCGAGGCGATCCTCAGCAGCA AGCCTCCGCTTGCATTCAGTCACTCGCCCGGCTGCATGTTCCTCACCGATGTTCCTGACTCTCCTTGCTCCACCATAACTCAACCCTCTGACACCAAACCCAGTCCTGAGCTGAGCCCCCTCTGCTTCCAGGTGTCCCAAAATCCCTTACTGTACAGCCTGGTATCTCAGGCAACAGCAGTAAAGATCAGGCAGCTGGAGACGATCATCGGAGATGATCCAG gtgaGCGAGGAATCAGAGCTTTATTTGTTCAGGATGAACTCCTGCGCTCCTGTCTGGCTCTCTCCCATTCCTCTTCTGTTGCCATAACAACCGGCTTCCCTACACACTACATGCACAG TCCTCCTGATGAAACTGATGGCCCACCTGGAGCCATTGCCATGGCAACCATGCTGCTGTCTCTGGGGAAACGGGTAACTATGGTGACAGACCGCCGGGCGCTGGAGATGAACCGGGCCATCATCGATGAAGCAGTGAGGACAG GAGTCCTGAGTGCTGCGGTCCCATTGGTCACGTTTGAAGACAGCGGTCCAGATGCTGCGCTACACTTCCTGTGTCACCATGGGGACCCTAACAAGCCCAG ATTTGACCACCTGGTGGCGATAGAGCGCAGTGGACGGGCTGCAGATGGAAACTACTACAACATGAGAGGCGTGAACATCAAACACCTGGTGGATCCAGTGGACGACCTGTTCATTGCTGCCAAACACATACCTGGAATCAGCACCACAG gaatAGGTGATGGTGGGAACGAGCTGGGGATGGGGAAGGTGAAGGAGAAGGTGCAGAGCCTGATGCCCAAAGGCAGTCTGATAGCCTGTGACGTCCCTGCAGACTTTGCCATCACCGCTG gtgtgtcTAACTGGGGAGGGTACGCTGTGGCCTGCGGGCTCTACCTGCTCCACACCTGCCCATCACACCGGCGCTACCTGAAGAGAGGGCTGGGGCTGGAACCTGTGACCcccacagagcagctgcagGCCTGGACCGCTAACTTGCCGTCTGTGGAGAAG GAGGAGTCCTTCCTGTCCACTCTGGTTAAATTTGGGATCCGAAGCGGGAAAACCGGACACCTGGCAATGGAGGTGGATGGCCTGACCTTTCACCCCACCCATTCTGACATCATCACCAGACTGCTGGAAGTCACAGGAAGCTGCAGCACACCTCCTCCGGACTGTTAG